A window of the Cucurbita pepo subsp. pepo cultivar mu-cu-16 chromosome LG01, ASM280686v2, whole genome shotgun sequence genome harbors these coding sequences:
- the LOC111800629 gene encoding alpha,alpha-trehalose-phosphate synthase [UDP-forming] 6-like, giving the protein MVSRSYSNLLELATGESPSFGRMNRQIPRIMTVAGLISDIDDDRPESVSSEPSSSSALRDRIIIVANELPIRAQRKSGGGWIFSWDENSLLLQLKDGLGDDDFEVFYVGCLKEDIQVNEQDEVSQILLETFKCVPTFLTQELYTSYYHGFCKQQLWPLFHYMLPLSPDLGGRFNRPLWQAYVSVNKIFADRIMEVINPEDDFVWIHDYHLMVLPTFLRKRFNRVKLGFFLHSPFPSSEIYRTLPIREELLRALLNSDLIGFHTFDYARHFLSCCSRMLGLRYESKRGYIGIEYYGRTISIKILPVGIHMGQLQSVLSLQKTEEKVAELIEQFRDRDRIMLLGVDDMDIFKGISLKLLAMEQLLITHPEWQGKVVLVQIANPARGRGKDVKEVQDETKAAVKRINDTFGKPGYEPVMLIEEPLKFYERVAYYTVAECCLVTAVRDGMNLIPYEYIVSRQGNDKLDKLLGCESSALKKSMLVISEFIGCSPSLSGAIRVNPWNIDAVADAMECALEMEDAEKQLRHEKHFRYVSTHDVGYWARSFLLDLERACRDHVRQRCWGIGFGLSFRVVALDPNFRKLALEHIFSTYKRTKSRAILLDYDGTLMPQASIDKSPTSKCLETLNTLCRDKNNMVFIVSAKSRKKLAEWFGPCENLGIAAEHGYFIRMKQDEEWETSLPVADCYWKQIVQPVMKLYTETTDGSTIEDRETALGWCYEDADPDFGSCQAKELFDHLESVLANEPVTVKSGQNIVEVKPQGVSKGLVAKRLLSAMQEKGTPADFVLCIGDDRSDEDMFKVISSSMEGPSILPRAEIFACTVGRKPSKAKYYLDDPSEIARLMHGLATVSRQNGALYPSQGA; this is encoded by the exons ATGGTTTCAAGGTCGTATTCCAATCTACTTGAACTCGCCACCGGAGAATCGCCGTCTTTCGGCCGTATGAACCGCCAAATCCCTCGTATTATGACTGTCGCCGGTTTAATCTCCGACATCGATGACGATCGACCAGAAAGCGTCTCATCGGAGCCGTCGTCCTCCTCCGCCCTTCGTGACCGGATTATCATTGTAGCCAATGAGCTCCCCATCAGAGCTCAGCGGAAATCAGGCGGCGGCTGGATTTTCAGCTGGGATGAAAATTCCCTTCTCCTGCAGCTGAAAGATGGGTTGGGTGATGATGATTTTGAGGTGTTTTATGTGGGTTGTCTCAAGGAAGATATTCAGGTAAATGAACAAGATGAGGTATCTCAAATACTCTTAGAAACATTTAAATGTGTACCAACGTTTCTGACTCAAGAGCTTTACACTAGTTACTATCATGGCTTCTGTAAGCAACAGCTATGGCCTCTGTTTCATTACATGTTGCCTCTGTCGCCTGACCTCGGCGGTCGGTTTAACCGACCGCTGTGGCAGGCTTATGTTTCTGTGAATAAGATCTTTGCTGATAGGATCATGGAAGTGATCAATCCTGAGGATGATTTTGTTTGGATTCATGATTATCATCTCATGGTGTTGCCTACTTTTCTTAGGAAGAGATTCAATAGAGTCAAGCTTGGATTCTTCCTGCATAGTCCGTTCCCATCGTCTGAGATATATCGAACGCTACCGATACGGGAGGAGCTCTTACGAGCGCTCCTGAATTCGGATTTGATAGGGTTTCATACATTTGATTATGCTAggcattttctttcttgttgtaGTAGGATGCTTGGTCTAAGGTACGAGTCGAAACGGGGTTATATTGGGATAGAGTATTATGGTCGAACCATTAGTATTAAGATCCTTCCTGTTGGGATTCATATGGGTCAACTTCAATCTGTTTTGAGCCTTCAGAAGACAGAGGAGAAGGTTGCAGAGCTTATCGAACAGTTTCGTGATCGAGATAGGATAATGTTGCTCGGTGTTGACGATATGGACATATTTAAGGGTATTAGTTTGAAGCTTTTGGCTATGGAGCAGTTGTTGATCACACACCCTGAATGGCAGGGGAAAGTAGTATTGGTGCAGATTGCCAATCCTGCGAGAGGCCGAGGGAAAGATGTGAAAGAAGTTCAGGATGAGACGAAGGCAGCTGTTAAGCGGATTAACGACACGTTTGGGAAACCAGGGTACGAGCCAGTTATGTTGATTGAGGAGCCACTGAAATTCTATGAGAGAGTTGCATATTACACCGTTGCCGAATGTTGTTTGGTCACTGCGGTTCGGGACGGTATGAATCTCATTCCATATGAGTACATTGTCAGCCGCCAAGGGAACGATAAGTTAGATAAGCTCTTGGGGTGTGAATCATCAGCTCTGAAGAAGAGTATGTTGGTTATATCTGAATTCATTGGGTGCTCTCCGTCCTTAAGCGGAGCAATTCGAGTTAATCCGTGGAATATTGATGCTGTAGCTGATGCAATGGAATGTGCATTAGAGATGGAAGATGCCGAAAAGCAGCTCCGCCATGAGAAGCATTTTAGATATGTGAGCACGCACGATGTTGGGTATTGGGCTCGAAGTTTCCTACTAGATTTGGAGAGGGCTTGTCGGGATCATGTGAGGCAGAGATGTTGGGGTATCGGGTTCGGTTTAAGTTTTAGAGTTGTGGCTCTTGATCCGAACTTCAGGAAGCTAGCATTGGAACACATATTTTCGACTTATAAGAGGACGAAATCTCGAGCTATTCTTTTGGACTATGATGGTACATTAATGCCTCAAGCTTCAATTGATAAGAGTCCTACTTCAAAATGCCTCGAAACGCTTAATACCTTGTGTCGAGATAAGAACAATATGGTATTCATTGTGAGTGCAAAAAGCCGAAAGAAACTGGCCGAATGGTTCGGCCCTTGTGAAAATCTCGGCATTGCTGCCGAGCACGGGTACTTTATTAG gaTGAAGCAGGATGAGGAATGGGAAACCAGTTTACCAGTTGCAGATTGCTATTGGAAGCAGATCGTGCAGCCGGTTATGAAACTCTACACCGAAACAACCGATGGTTCGACAATCGAAGATCGAGAAACTGCGCTTGGATGGTGTTACGAAGATGCAGATCCAGATTTTGGTTCGTGTCAAGCTAAGGAGCTCTTCGATCATCTCGAAAGTGTCCTAGCCAATGAACCAGTTACAGTCAAGAGTGGTCAAAATATTGTAGAAGTTAAACCACAG GGCGTTAGCAAGGGTCTTGTAGCTAAACGACTTCTCTCCGCAATGCAAGAGAAGGGGACCCCTGCAGATTTCGTTCTATGCATCGGTGATGACAGATCAGATGAAGACATGTTCAAGGTGATCTCGAGTTCCATGGAAGGCCCATCGATCTTGCCTCGAGCTGAAATTTTTGCATGTACGGTGGGGAGGAAACCGAGCAAAGCCAAGTATTACCTCGACGATCCATCAGAAATTGCAAGGTTGATGCACGGTTTGGCTACGGTGTCGAGGCAAAACGGCGCGCTTTATCCATCACAAGGTGCATAA
- the LOC111800201 gene encoding heat stress transcription factor A-8-like, producing MVKSAAERQGSTVAPFVKKLYEMVDDDATNSIIAWSPTEDSFTIVDITQFCVHMLPKYFKHSNFSSFMRQLNIYGFRKIDTDCWVFATDGFIKGQKHLLKNIYRRKNIQGTDQHNAAQPQDKSEGQVELHDYTELWKEVESLKIDKNSVMQELVKLKQHQETSEDKLLVLRDRLQGVEKNQQQMLSFLVMAVQSPGFLVQFLQPKEKNWRMADTSNMLEQIPDDKQVPSNGMIVRYHQRPLDELPANLLPAVSGMGKQQETDPFPDGMKDFFLNSDFMKVLMDEKLCLDNHTQFVLPDVQDVAWEQLLLASPFSGNSDNATKIDHEKRSVDNEDDELDMETIDTRTHEEKSQDFEILIRQMERCETFEMSQRLDES from the exons ATGGTGAAATCCGCGGCGGAGCGGCAGGGATCGACGGTGGCGCCGTTCGTGAAGAAGTTGTATGAGATGGTTGACGACGACGCCACCAATTCGATTATCGCGTGGAGCCCTACGGAGGATAGCTTTACGATTGTGGACATCACCCAATTCTGTGTCCACATGCTTCCCAAGTACTTTAAGCACAGCAATTTCTCTAGCTTCATGCGCCAGCTTAATATCTAT GGCTTTAGGAAAATAGATACAGATTGCTGGGTATTTGCAACTGATGGATTCATCAAGGGACAAAAACATCTATTAAAGAACATCTACAGAAGGAAAAACATCCAGGGCACAGATCAGCATAACGCAGCGCAGCCCCAAGACAAGTCTGAGGGACAAGTTGAACTACATGATTATACAGAGCTATGGAAGGAAGTTGAGAGtcttaaaattgataaaaactCTGTAATGCAGGAATTGGTTAAACTTAAGCAGCACCAAGAAACTTCAGAGGACAAGTTGCTCGTATTGAGAGACCGCCTTCAAGGCGTGGAAAAGAATCAACAGCAGATGCTGTCATTCTTAGTAATGGCTGTGCAAAGCCCTGGATTTTTGGTTCAGTTTCTTCAACCGAAAGAGAAGAATTGGCGCATGGCCGACACGAGCAATATGCTAGAACAAATACCAGATGATAAACAAGTACCTTCAAATGGTATGATAGTCAGGTATCATCAACGACCATTAGATGAACTGCCAGCAAATCTACTTCCAGCAGTGTCGGGTATGGGGAAACAGCAAGAAACTGATCCATTTCCTGATGGAATGAAGGACTTTTTCCTTAATTCTGACTTCATGAAAGTGCTTATGGATGAAAAGTTGTGTTTAGACAATCATACTCAATTTGTTCTTCCAGATGTACAAGATGTTGCATGGGAGCAGCTTCTTCTAGCTAGCCCTTTTTCTGGGAATTCAGATAATGCTACAAAAATTGACCATGAAAAACGATCGGTGGACAATGAGGACGATGAACTGGATATGGAAACAATCGATACTCGAACTCATGAAGAGAAGTCACAGGATTTTGAGATTCTAATCAGGCAAATGGAGAGATGTGAAACTTTTGAGATGTCACAAAGGTTGGATGAATCTTAA
- the LOC111800211 gene encoding vacuolar iron transporter 1-like: MADGSTPLHLDPHKQALLNHHTEKHFTAGEIVRDIIIGVSDGLTVPFALAAGLSGANASSSIVLTAGIAEVAAGAISMGLGGYLAAKSEADHYMRELRREQEEIVAVPDTEAAEVAEILAQYGIEPHEYAPVVNALRKRPQAWLDFMMKFELGLEKPDPRRALQSALTIALAYILGGLVPLIPYMFIANATRAVTASVALTLLALLVFGYAKGYFTGNKPFQSAIQTTLIGAIASAAAFGMAKAIQL, translated from the exons ATGGCGGACGGCTCTACACCACTCCACCTGGATCCTCACAAGCAGGCTCTTCTCAACCACCACACCGAGAAGCACTTCACCGCCGGCGAGATCGTCCGTGATATCATCATCGGCGTCTCCGACGGCCTCACTGTCCCTTTTGCCCTCGCCGCAGGACTTTCCGGCGCCAATGCCTCTTCCTCCATCGTCCTCACCGCCGGTATCGCTGAAGTCGCTGCCGGCGCTATCTCCATGGGACTCGGCGG ATATCTTGCGGCGAAGAGCGAAGCGGATCACTATATGAGAGAGCTGCGGAGAGAGCAAGAAGAAATCGTCGCGGTTCCCGATACTG AAGCGGCAGAAGTAGCAGAGATATTGGCACAGTATGGGATTGAACCCCATGAATATGCTCCAGTTGTGAATGCTCTTAGGAAGAGACCTCAAGCTTGGTTGGATTTCATGATGAA ATTTGAATTAGGATTGGAAAAGCCAGATCCTAGAAGAGCTCTGCAAAGTGCACTCACAATTGCATTGGCTTACATATTGGGGGGGCTGGTGCCGCTCATTCCTTACATGTTTATTGCAAATGCAACCAGAGCAGTGACAGCGTCAGTTGCATTGACACTATTAGCGCTGCTCGTTTTCGGGTATGCAAAGGGTTACTTCACCGGTAATAAGCCCTTTCAAAGTGCCATCCAAACCACCCTTATCGGAGCCATCGCATCTGCAGCTGCTTTTGGCATGGCCAAGGCTATACAACTGTGA
- the LOC111800192 gene encoding vacuolar fusion protein CCZ1 homolog B has product MGLSTATTSVSEAIQLCVFDSRRGQQEGQELDKILFFYPADLPFTKQLYIIGLSEGLITFTRTFSPEAACEVIEAEKHSHVFFEAEQDIWMILVVEKNKELEAIWRMDALQKLLKEIHSLFLMFHGSIRLLLEKEPTGEASRSHLYSFITDYLNACEKRSALARCCCDFLVGKKLQLPSFVDCLKERGTVQMLTIGRDAAIEVQALVRTLDSCIGNASCHSLILFQDLLVSTTLSPDDTTNLFSYAVLRLTPRVLSSGTSSWSYLIRGNAASHVAQHGGNVGNRVIRPLQHGKWSKGKDGFLETDIWGMGASGWVGSTPKICLFQTEEQMYLYVYQNKSLTLILLVPVSSVPNEELGISIVRQHILENASLKIMKVEETLSKGWGGENAYHVGGYRYLLVDGDRQVSRSSPPGKVTTLSKESLLAMSKLREKVDLEKSRAKQDSVDEEKELEVTIRAKNNAWAISRITRGKELYMVLEKANETLLYASDMVEKFSNRYCNGAFSLD; this is encoded by the exons atggGCCTATCGACTGCCACTACTTCTGTTTCTGAGGCCATTCAGCTCTGTGTATTTGATTCAAGGAGAGGACAACAAGAGGGACAAGAGCTGgataagatattatttttctatccAGCTGATTTACCCTTTACAAAACAATTATATATCATTGGGCTCAGCGAAGGACTTATCACATTTACAAG AACATTCTCCCCAGAGGCTGCTTGTGAGGTCATTGAAGCAGAGAAGCACTCTCATGTATTTTTTGAGGCAGAGCAAGATATATGGATGATTTTG GTAGTGGAGAAAAATAAGGAGTTAGAAGCAATTTGGCGGATGGATGCATTGCAGAAGCTTCTTAAGGAAATCCACTCTCTTTTTCTAATGTTTCACGGATCTATAAGGTTATTACTTGAGAAAGAACCGACAGGAGAAGCTTCCAGATCACATTTGTATTCCTTCATCACTGATTATCTGAATG CATGTGAAAAGCGGTCTGCATTGGCTAGGTGCTGCTGTG ATTTTCTTGTTGGAAAGAAACTACAGTTACCATCATTTGTAGACTGTTTAAAGGAACGTGGAACTGTACAGATGCTGACCATAGGGCGAGATGCTGCCATTGAAGTTCA GGCACTCGTTAGAACACTTGATTCTTGCATTGGAAACGCATCATGCCACTCTCTGATTTTATTTCAGGACTTACTGGTGTCTACTACACTTTCTCCT GATGACactacaaatttattttcatatgcTGTTCTGAGATTGACTCCACGTGTGTTATCTTCTGGCACAAGTTCTTGGTCCTATTTAATCAGAGGAAATGCTGCATCTCATGTTGCTCAACATGGTGGAAATGTTGGTAATCGTGTGATACGACCCTTGCAGCATGGAAAATGGTCAAAAGGAAAGGATGGTTTTCTAGAAACTGATATTTGGGGTATGGGGGCAAGTGGCTGGGTTGGTTCTACCCCAAAAATCTGCCTTTTTCAAACGGAGGAGCAAATGTACCTGTATGTATACCAGAATAAAAGTCTGACTCTGATTCTTCTTGTTCCTGTTTCCTCAGTACCTAACGAGGAACTAGGCATTTCAATCGTCAGGCAGCATATTCTTGAAAAT GCGTCCCTGAAGATCATGAAAGTTGAAGAAACATTGTCAAAGGGCTGGGGTGGGGAAAATGCTTATCATGTTGGTGGGTATCGTTATTTACTGGTAGATGGTGACAGACAAGTATCCAGGTCTTCACCACCAGGAAAAGTTACCACCCTATCAAAG GAATCTTTACTTGCCATGAGCAAACTCAGAGAAAAGGTAGATCTGGAGAAGAGTCGTGCAAAACAGGATAGTGTTGATGAGGAAAAGGAACTGGAAGTAACTATCAGAGCAAAAAACAATGCTTGGGCTATTTCTCGAATCACAAGAGGGAAAGAGCTTTATATGGTTCTGGAGAAAGCCAACGAAACCCTGCTCTATGCCTCTGATATGGTGGAGAAATTCAGCAACAg GTACTGCAACGGAGCATTCTCCTTGGATTAG
- the LOC111776497 gene encoding probable S-adenosylmethionine-dependent methyltransferase At5g37990: MAKLLQDSCNQDAIFSKFSHSSPANGGNGTHSYSNNSSYQRLFANVERAKIDQEIAHNFEIQKLSSSSPSNTLVLADMGCATGPNTFGTMQHIVKSMKRTFQSVCPTSPLPEFQVFFNDQTTNDFNTLFQSMPKDRDYFAAGVAGSFHQRLFPTSSVQFMHSSYAVHWLSRIPEEVLDERSPAWNKGKIHYLGAAETVAAAYAAQYAKDMGDFLRARAEELVEGGIMVIITSGSPDGVSAAGLPSGLLYDLLASTLIDMSKEGLVSEAEVDTFNLPIYITCPAEMRQLVEQNGQFSIERMELTAPTTWIEGAVDTREWIDHIRAAMEGIFTNHFGNHPNIIDQIFERVTHKLEPYNEEVNSKLHEKVQLFVVLKRI, encoded by the exons ATGGCTAAGTTATTGCAAGATTCATGCAATCAAGACGCCATTTTCTCCAAgttttctcattcttctccTGCAAATGGAGGCAATGGCACTCACAGCTACTCTAACAACTCTTCTTATCAG AGATTATTTGCAAACGTTGAAAGAGCTAAAATTGATCAAGAAATTGCCCACAATTTTGAGATTCAAAAGCTCTCTTCTTCATCCCCTTCAAATACCCTTGTCCTTGCCGACATGGGTTGCGCAACGGGACCGAACACGTTCGGGACAATGCAACACATTGTAAAATCAATGAAACGAACGTTCCAATCCGTGTGTCCTACCTCACCATTACCCGAGTTTCAAGTGTTCTTTAACGATCAG ACAACCAATGATTTCAACACGCTTTTCCAATCAATGCCGAAGGATCGAGACTACTTTGCGGCAGGTGTAGCGGGGTCATTCCATCAGAGACTATTCCCGACGTCCTCGGTGCAATTTATGCATTCGTCGTATGCAGTGCATTGGTTATCGAGGATACCGGAGGAGGTATTAGACGAGCGGTCACCGGCGTGGAACAAGGGGAAGATACATTACCTCGGGGCGGCGGAGACGGTGGCTGCGGCGTATGCAGCACAATATGCCAAGGATATGGGGGATTTTCTAAGGGCTAGGGCGGAGGAGCTGGTGGAAGGAGGGATTATGGTGATCATAACATCAGGGAGCCCTGATGGAGTGTCAGCTGCTGGCTTACCATCAGGGTTGCTATATGATCTTCTAGCCTCAACGCTCATTGATATGTCAAAAGAGGGGCTGGTGAGTGAAGCTGAAGTGGACACCTTTAACTTGCCCATATACATAACATGTCCAGCTGAAATGAGGCAATTAGTGGAACAAAATGGGCAGTTTAGCATTGAAAGGATGGAGCTAACAGCGCCAACCACATGGATTGAAGGGGCGGTGGACACTAGAGAGTGGATTGACCATATCAGGGCTGCAATGGAAGGCATATTCACCAACCATTTTGGCAATCACCCTAATATCATTGACCAAATATTTGAAAGAGTCACCCATAAACTTGAACCCTATAATGAGGAAGTCAACTCTAAGCTCCATGAAAAAGTTCAACTCTTTGTTGTTTTGAAACGCATATAA